Below is a genomic region from Actinomadura sp. NAK00032.
CACGTGCCGTCATGAGCTCCGGCCTTCCCCTGGACGCGCTTGAAGAGCGCGTCGCCGCCCGCATGGCACGCCAGGAACTCCTCACCCGCGACAACGCACCCCGCATGTGGTTCGTCCTGGACGAATCCGCGCTCCGTCGCCCCGTCGGCGGCCCCAAGGTGATGGACGAGCAGCTCACCAAGCTGATCGAGGCGGCGACGACAAACCCACGAGTAGAAATCCGGGTACTGCCCTTCACATCCGTCACCTACGCCGCTTTGGACGGTTCGTTCAAGGTCCTCAGCCTTCCCGGAGGAGTCGACCTCGCCTACCACGAGGGTCCCGAGATCAGCCATCTGATCGAAAACGGAACAGCCGTCGCGGAGTACAGAGTACGTTTCGACTTGGTCATGGGAGAATCTCTCCCGACGGAGGATTCCCACAAGACGATCAAGAGGATTCAGGAGAGCTACACGTGAGCACCACGGACCACCCGTCCGCAGCCTCGTGGCGTAAGAGCAGCCGCAGCACCGGCCAGGGCGGCGACTGCGTGGAGATGGCAGCCATGCTCCCCGCCATCGCCATCCGCGACTCCAAGGACCCGGCCGGACCTCACCTCGTCGTCAGCGCCGCCACGGCACAGACCTTGATCGACGCCATCAAGCGGGGCCGCCACGACCTCTGATTTGCTGCGGCAGTTTCATCTACAGGCGGCCTCGGCATCAAGGCCGGGGGCCTTGGTGGTCGGGGGGCGGGTTTGCCAGGCGTGTTCCCATTGGCGGGTCAGTAGTGGGTAGACGATCAGGTGGCGGAAGGGTGCGATGAGGGCCATGTAGAGGCGGCCCAACAAGCCGTTTGTCTTGACCAGGACGGCCATTCGCAGCTCGTAGTCACCGGTCGCGGCCGGGGCCCAGCCCAGGTGCATGATGCCGTGGACGGTCTTGTTCGCCAGTTCGCGGACGTCCTCGTTGGCGAGCCGGTACACGGGTGAGAACGGTGAGTCGCCCGGATCCGGGACGGTGGTCTCTGCGAGGTCGTCCGGTAGGCGGTCGCGCACCGATTCGACTCTCGCACCGAGTCCCGTGCCGGGCTCGTCCCATCCGAGGAGGCGGCCGAGTTTCCAGCGCACCGCGAACAGGAACTTGACCGGAGCGGGCTGCTTGCTGAATCCGCCGGCGTTCCGCAACAGCTCAAGGATCACGGGGAAGTCGTCCGGTCCGGCGCCGGGGGCGCGGTAGGACCACACATCCAGCAGTTGGAAGTCGGGCGCGATGGCGTGGATTCGCCAGGGCTGCTGCATGTGGGCTGACTTGGAAAGCCGCATCTTCACCTCGTCGGGGGTGCGGGCATTGGCGCCGGCGGTCGTCTTATACGGTGACGTATAGCAACGTAACTTGTTTATACGGTGGCGTATATGTGAGGTGAGGCACACGATGGGCGTTCCTCGGACACCGCGGGAGCACTGGGTCGAGGAGGGGCTGCGGGTGCTGGCCACGGGCGGCCCGGACGCCGTGCGCGTCGAGGCGCTGGCCAAGCGGCTCGGCGTCACCAAGGGCGGGTTCTACGGCTACTTCGCCGATCGCGACGCGCTGCTGGAGGCCATGCTGGACGCCTGGGAGCGGGAGAGCGTCGACGAAGTGCTCGACCGCGTCGAGAAGGAGGGCGGCGCCCCGGCGGCCAAGGCGCGGCGGGCGGGCATGCTCACCTTCTCCAGCGAGCGGCTGCTCCCCATCGACCTCGCCGTCCGGGACTGGGCCCGGCGGGACGCGGCGGTGGCCGAACGCCTGCGGCGGGTGGACAACCGGCGCATGGGCCTCCTGCGCGAAGTGATCGGCACCTTCTGCTCCGATCCGGACGAGATCGAGGCCCGCTCCCTCATCGCCTTCTGCGTGGCGATCGGACACCACTCCCTCGCGGCCGACCACGAGGGCCGCGACCGGGCGGCCGTCCTCGACCGCGCCGCCGCCCTGGTCTTCAGCACTGGCCGGGGCGCCCCGGAGTGACTCGCGGGGGCGCGTCGGCCGGTGGGTTGCGGGTTAGTCCCAGGTGGCGCCGGCGGGGATGCGGAAGGTCGTGTTGATGCGGTTAAAGAAGTTGGTGATGGCCACCATCAAGACCAGGGCGCCCAGTTGGCGCTCGTTGTAGTGGCGGGCTGCTTCGGCCCAGATCTCGTCGGTGACCGCGCCCGGTCGGTCGGCGAGGCGGGTCGCGGCCTCGGTCAGTGCCAGGGCCGCGCGCTCGGCGTCGTCGAAGAGCGGGTTCTCGTACCAGGCGGCCACTGCGAGCAGCTTCTCGGGACTGACGCCCGCCTTGGCCCCGCTCTTGCCGCCGGCGTCGACGCAGGCGCTGCAGCCGTTGATCTGGCTGGCCCGCAGATGGACCAGTTCGAGCGTCTGGCTCGGTACGCCGCCGCTGTACACCTCCTTGAACAGATGCTCGACGCCCGTCATGATGCCGGGCTGGTTCGCCGTGTTCTGGATGCGTGCCGTCATTTCCCCTCCAAGGGTTGTTGGACGGCACTACGACGTCCGGGAGCGGGGCAAGGTAACGCGTTACCTCAGCGGTGTTCGGTGCGTCCTGGTGGTGACACCGTTGTACGCCGAGGAGGATCGTGACCGAAGAAGAGCAGTTCGCCGCGGAGTTCGAGGCGCAGAGGGCCTACCTGCATGCGATCGCGTTTCGTGTGCTCGGCTCCCATGCCGACGCGGACGACGCCGTTCAGGAGGCGTGGCTGCGGCTCGCGCGGGCCGGCGGCGGCATCGACGACCTGCGCGGCTGGCTGACCACGGTGACCGGGCGGATCTGCCTGGACCTGCTCCGCAGGCGCAAGGTGCGGGGCGAGCAGCCGCTCGAACTCGACGTCGGCCTGGCCGGCGAGGGCGACCCCGAGCAGGACGTTCTGCTCGCCGACTCCGTCGGGCTCGCCTTGTACGTCGTCATGGACGCGCTCACCCCGGCCGAGCGGGTGGCCTTCGTGCTTCACGATGTCTTCGAGGTGCCGTTCGACGGGATCGCGGCGATCCTCGGGCGGAGCACACCGGCCGCCAAGATGCTCGCCAGCCGCGCCCGGGGTCGGCTGCGGCTCGGTCCTCCGGCGGCCGACGCCCATGCTGCGGCGCGGGACGTCATCGACGCGTTCCTGACGGCGGTCGGCGAGGGGGACGTGGGTCGGCTGCTCGCCGTCCTCGCCCCCGACGTCGAGCTGCGAGGCCAGGGGCCACAGGGGACCGTCCTCGTTCACGGTGCGCAGAAGGTCGCCGCCCAGGCCGCGAGTTTCTCGACGCCGGGCGCGCAGGCACATCCGGCTCTCCTGGACGGCGTCCCCGGCGTGCTCATCACGGTCAACGGACGGCCGGTCACCGTCCTCGCCTTCACAGTCGTGGACGGTGCCGTCACCGCGATCCGCGGCCTGACCGATCCGGCCCGGCTGGCGCGGATCGTCCCGTCGTGGGTCGCGTGACCCGGCTACTTGAGGAGCTGGCGGGCCATCACCATGCGCTGGATCTGGTTGGTGCCCTCGTAGATCTGGGTGATCTTGGCGTCGCGCATCATCCGCTCCACCGGGAAATCGCGCGTGTAGCCGTAGCCCCCCAGCAGCTGGACGGCGTCAGTGGTGACGTCCATCGCCACATCCGAGGCCAGCGCCTTGCACGCCGAGGAGACGAACGTCAGATCCGGGACCTTCTCCCCGCTCATCGCCCGCTCGGACTTGATCGCCGCGTGGTAGGTCAGCTGCCGCGCACCCTCCAGCCGCATCGCCATGTCGGCCAGCATGAACTGCACACCCTGGAAATCGGCGACCGGCTTGCCGAACTGCCGCCGCTCCTTGACGTAGTTCAACGCGAAGTCCAGCGCCCCCTGCGCGATGCCCAGCGCTTGGGCGGCGATAGTGATGCGGGTGTGGTCCAGCGTGGCCAGCGCCGTCTTGAAACCCGTGCCCTCCGCGCCGATCAGCCGGTCGGCGGGGATGCGGGTGTCCTCCAAGAGCACCTGCCGGGTCGGCGACCCCTTGATCCCCAGCTTGCGCTCCTTCGGACCGAACGACACCCCCGGATCCGACTTCTCCACCACGAACGCCGAGATCCCCCGCGCGCCCGCCGCCGGGTCGGTGACCGCCATCACCGTGTAGAACTCCGACACCCCCGCGTTGGTGATCCACATCTTCGCGCCGTTGAGCACCCAGGTGTCGCCCTCGCGCACCGCGCGGGTCTTCATCCCCGCCGCGTCCGACCCCGCGTCCGCCTCCGACAGCGCGTAGGAGAACATCCCCTCACCACGCGCCACCGGCGCCAGGTACTTCTTCTTGAGCTCCTCGCCGCCGGCCAGCAGCACCGGGACCGTGCCCAGCTTGTTCACCGCCGGGATCAGCGACGACGAGCCGCACACCCGCGCGACCTCCTCGATCACGATCACCGTGGCCAGCGCGTCCGCTCCCGCACCCCCGTACGATTCGGGCACGTGCACCGCATGCAGATCGTTGGCGACCAGCGCGTCCAAGGCCTCCTGCGGGAACCGGGACTCCTCGTCCACCTCCGCCGCGAAAGGAGCGATCTTGGCCTCGGCCAGCTCACGCACCGTGCGCCGCAGCAGCTCATGCTCCTCCGACGGCGCATACGTGGGAAAGTCAGAACTCATGCCGCAGATGCTACCCGCCAGTAGGGACTGGCGGGGAAGGCAGGTACGGGCCCGCAGTGGGCACGTGTCAGGAGAGGCCGCTAGTCGGCGACGGCGAATCGAAGGGAGCGGGTCTTGACCCACCGGCTGACGGTCATCGGAACGGGCTATCTGGGCGCCACCCACGCGGCCTGCATGGCCGACCTGGGCTTCGAGGTCCTCGGGCTGGACGTGGACGCCGAGCGGATCGCCCGGCTCGCCGCCGGTGACCTGCCGTTCTACGAACCCGGCCTGGAACCGGTGCTGCGCCGCGGCCTGGAGACCGGGCGGCTGCGGTTCACGACGTCCTACCAGGAGGCCGCCGAGTTCGGGGACGTCCACTTCCTGTGCGTAGGGACCCCGCAGAAGGCCGGCGAGTACGCCGCCGACATGAGCTACGTGGACGACGCCGTCGCGTCGCTCGCGCCGCTGCTGAACCGGCCCTGCCTGATCGTCGGCAAGTCGACCGTGCCGGTCGGGACGGCCGCGCGGCTGGCCGAGACGCTCGCCCGGGTCGCGCCGGTCGGCGGTGACGCCGTGCTGGCGTGGAACCCCGAGTTCCTGCGCGAGGGGTTCGCCGTCCAGGACACCCTGCACCCCGACCGGATCGTGGCGGGGCTGCCCGGCGAGCAGGGCGCGGCCGAGCACGCCGAGAAGGTACTCCGCGAGGTCTACCGCACGATGATCGCCGAGGGCACCCCGTTCATCACCGCCGACTTCCCCACGGCCGAACTCGTGAAGGTGTCCGCCAACGCCTTCCTCGCCACCAAGATCTCGTTCATCAACGCGATGGCGGAGGTCTGCGAGGCCGCGCACGCCGATGTGACGAAGCTCTCCGAGGCGCTGTCCTACGACGACCGGATCGGCGGCAAGTTCCTCGGCCCCGGGCTCGGCTTCGGCGGCGGCTGCCTGCCCAAGGACATCCGGGCGTTCATGGCCCGCGCGGGCGAACTGGGCGCCGACCAGGCGCTGACGTTCCTGCGCGAGGTCGACGAGATCAACATCCGGCGCCGGATCCGGATGGTGGACCTCGCCCGGCAGCTGCTCGGCGGCTCGTTCGCCGGCCGGACGGTCGGCGTCCTCGGCGCCGCGTTCAAACCGAACTCCGACGACGTCCGCGACTCCCCCGCGCTGGACGTGGCCGCGTCCATCCGGGCGCAGGGCGCCAAGGTGACCGTGTACGACCCGCAGGCCATGCGGAACGCGCGCCGCGCCCAGCCGACCCTGGAGTACGGCGACTCGGCCCTGTCGGCGGCCCGGGACGCGCACGTCGTCCTGCTGCTGACCGAGTGGCCGGAGTTCCGCGGCATGGACCCGCACGCGCTCGCCGAGGCCGTCGCCGAACGCAACATCGTGGACGGCCGCAACGCCCTCGACCCCGAGCGGTGGCGCGCGGCGGGCTGGAACTACCGCGCCCTCGGACGCCCCTGAACGCCGCGGGGAAGCAAAGGATCGCGGGCGCTGTTGTCGTGGACATGGCAGACGAATTCGCCGACCAGGACGTGATCCGGCGGCTGCTGAACGAGACCGGGACGTGGGCCTTCGTCGGGCTCGGCGACAACCCCGACCGCGAGGTCTACACCCAGGCGCGGCTGATGCAGGAGCGCGGGAAGCGGATCGTCCCCGTCCACCCGGCGGGGCGGGAGGTGCTCGGCGAGCGGGGCTACGCGTCGCTCGCCGACGTCCCGGAGAAGGTGGACGTGGTCGGCGTCTACCGGCGCGCCGAGCACGCCGGGGAGGCCGTGGACGCGGCGATCGCGGCGGGCGCGAAGGCCGTGTGGCTGCCGCTCGACGTGATCGACGAGGCGGCGGCCCGGCGCGCGAAGGACGCCGGGCTCGACGTCGTCATGAACCGCTGCCCCGCCGTGGAGTGGGCGCTGCGCCGCTAGATCCTCTCGCGGAGCCGCGCGCCCTTCGCCTTGGCCTGGCCGTAGAGGTCCTGCTGGAAGACCTCCATCTTGGCCCGCAGCCCCTCGTCGGACGCGGCCAGGATGCGGACGGCCAGCAGCCCGGCGTTGCGCGCCGCGCCCACCGCGACCGTCGCGACGGGGACGCCCGCGGGCATCTGCACGATCGACAGCAGCGAGTCCATGCCGTCGAGGTACTTCAGCGGCACCGGGACGCCGATCACCGGCAGCGGCGTCACCGACGCCAGCATGCCGGGCAGGTGCGCGGCCCCGCCCGCCCCCGCGATGATCACGCGGAGGCCGCGGCCGGCGGCCTGCTCGCCGTAGGCGATCATGTCGTGCGGCATCCGGTGCGCGGACACGACGTCGGCCTCGTAGGGGACGCCGAACTCCGCCAGCGCCTGCGCGGCGCCCTCCATGACGGGCCAGTCGGAGTCGCTGCCCATCACCACCCCGACGACCGGCTCGCTCATTTCCGCTTTTCCCCCATCTTGGTCCCCCACCGCAGGTAGTCGGCGGCGTGCCGGGCCCGTTCCCGGACGTCGTCGAGATCGGCGCCGAGCGCCGTCACATGGCCGATCTTGCGGCCGGGACGCGACTCCTTGCCGTACATGTGCACCTTGACGGCCGGGTCGTGGGCCATCACGTGGATGTAGCGGGAGTAGACGTCCGGGTCGTCGCCGCCGAGCACGTTCGCCATGACCGTGTACGGCGCGGTCGGCTCGGTGGAGCCGAGCGGCAGGTCGAGGACGGCCCGCAGGTGCTGCTCGAACTGCGATGTCCGGGCGCCCTCGATCGTCCAGTGGCCGGAGTTGTGCGGGCGCATGGCCAGCTCGTTCACCAGCAGCCCGGCGCCCGTCTCGAACAGCTCGACCGCGAGCAGCCCGACGACGCCGAGCTCGTCGGCGACGCGCAGGGCGAGGCGCTGCGCCTCGGCGGCCAGGTCGTCGGACAGGCCCGGGGCGGGCGCGATCACCTCGGTGCAGATGCCGCCCTCCTGGACGGTCTCCACGATCGGGTACGCGGCGCCCTGCCCGTAGGCGGAGCGCGCGACGAGGGCGGCCAGCTCCCGCCGGAACGGGACGTGCTGCTCGACCATCAGGTCGACGCCCTCCGCGAGCAGCCGCTCCACCTGGCCGGACGGCTCGTCCACGACCCAGACGCCCTTGCCGTCGTAGCCGCCGCGGGTCGCCTTGAGGACCAGCGGCCAGCCGTGCTCGCGGCCGAACTCCGCCAGGAACGCGGCGGGCTCCGACGCCGGCACCGGCGCGTACGCGGGGCACGGGACGCCGAGGGCGCTGAGCCGCTCGCGCATGACGAGCTTGTCCTGGGCGTGGGCGAGGGCCGCCGCGCCCGGCCGGCACGGGACGCCCGTCTCCTCCACCGCCCGGATGTGCGGGCCCGGGACGTGCTCGTGGTCGAACGTGACCACGTCGCAGCCCTTGGCGAACGCCAGCAGGTCGTCGCGGGACCGGTCGTCGCCCACCCGGACGTCGGACACGGCCTTGGCCGCCGACTCGTCCGGCGCCCCGGCGAGGACGCGCAGCGACACGCCGAGCGCGATCGCGGCCTGCTGGGTCATCCGGGCGAGCTGCCCGCCGCCCGCCATGCCCACTATGGGCATATCACCCCGGCGGAGCCGGGCCGGGGGGCGCGGGGGGTCGTCCCCCCTCGAGGAATGCGGTGGAACACTCACGTCAGAAGGCTATCGGGCGCTCGGGGCGAACGAATCCCCGGCGGCGGGCGTCACAGGTGTGTGGAGGTCGCGACAATGGGCAGGGAACGCCTGGACAGCGTGAAACGTTCATGTTCCGACGTCTCCGGGGCAACAGGCGTCTATTCTCGTGGTGCCTCCGCATCAGCCGCCGCGCCGTCGGCCGTGGCGTTCGACGAAGTCCGGAAGGACGGTTCCCCTTCGTGAGCCTGGTCGCCAAACTCCATCGGCGGTTCGCGCACCTCGTGCACGAGCTCGCCAAGTTCGGCAGTGTGGGCGCGATCGCGTTCGTCATCACGGTCGCGATCGGCAACGGCCTGCACACGGGGATGGGCGTCGGCCCGCTGACCTCCAACGGCGTCGCGACGATCATCGCGACGACGTTCTCCTACCTGGCGAACCGGTACTGGACGTTCCGGCACCGCGACCGCACCGGGCTCGGCCGCGAGTACGTGCTGTTCTTCGCGCTGAACGGCGTCGGGCTGGTCATCACCGAGCTGTTCATCGGCTTCTCGCACTACGTCCTGAAGCTGGACGGGGCCGTCTTCTACAACATCGCGCTGGTCGTCGGCACCGGTGTGGCGACGCTGTTCCGCTTCTGGTCGTACAAGAAGTGGGTGTTCCTGCCGTCGAGCGCGCCGGCGGTCGACCCCGCGTCCGGCCTGCCGGAGGCCCCCGCCGCCGACTCCG
It encodes:
- a CDS encoding helix-turn-helix transcriptional regulator, whose amino-acid sequence is MPNDQDGYTRDPLLRSFGAVLRAHREAAGLSRARLAQALGCQAGWIEKLETAQKPPSEQTAEDLDVFFETSARAFWHMWREIKREGKHLAAPPGFSRYTEIETGCVAMRSFEASTVPGLLQTPAYARAVMSSGLPLDALEERVAARMARQELLTRDNAPRMWFVLDESALRRPVGGPKVMDEQLTKLIEAATTNPRVEIRVLPFTSVTYAALDGSFKVLSLPGGVDLAYHEGPEISHLIENGTAVAEYRVRFDLVMGESLPTEDSHKTIKRIQESYT
- a CDS encoding DUF397 domain-containing protein, which encodes MSTTDHPSAASWRKSSRSTGQGGDCVEMAAMLPAIAIRDSKDPAGPHLVVSAATAQTLIDAIKRGRHDL
- a CDS encoding DUF2867 domain-containing protein, with translation MRLSKSAHMQQPWRIHAIAPDFQLLDVWSYRAPGAGPDDFPVILELLRNAGGFSKQPAPVKFLFAVRWKLGRLLGWDEPGTGLGARVESVRDRLPDDLAETTVPDPGDSPFSPVYRLANEDVRELANKTVHGIMHLGWAPAATGDYELRMAVLVKTNGLLGRLYMALIAPFRHLIVYPLLTRQWEHAWQTRPPTTKAPGLDAEAACR
- a CDS encoding TetR/AcrR family transcriptional regulator, yielding MGVPRTPREHWVEEGLRVLATGGPDAVRVEALAKRLGVTKGGFYGYFADRDALLEAMLDAWERESVDEVLDRVEKEGGAPAAKARRAGMLTFSSERLLPIDLAVRDWARRDAAVAERLRRVDNRRMGLLREVIGTFCSDPDEIEARSLIAFCVAIGHHSLAADHEGRDRAAVLDRAAALVFSTGRGAPE
- a CDS encoding carboxymuconolactone decarboxylase family protein: MTARIQNTANQPGIMTGVEHLFKEVYSGGVPSQTLELVHLRASQINGCSACVDAGGKSGAKAGVSPEKLLAVAAWYENPLFDDAERAALALTEAATRLADRPGAVTDEIWAEAARHYNERQLGALVLMVAITNFFNRINTTFRIPAGATWD
- a CDS encoding sigma-70 family RNA polymerase sigma factor, whose product is MTEEEQFAAEFEAQRAYLHAIAFRVLGSHADADDAVQEAWLRLARAGGGIDDLRGWLTTVTGRICLDLLRRRKVRGEQPLELDVGLAGEGDPEQDVLLADSVGLALYVVMDALTPAERVAFVLHDVFEVPFDGIAAILGRSTPAAKMLASRARGRLRLGPPAADAHAAARDVIDAFLTAVGEGDVGRLLAVLAPDVELRGQGPQGTVLVHGAQKVAAQAASFSTPGAQAHPALLDGVPGVLITVNGRPVTVLAFTVVDGAVTAIRGLTDPARLARIVPSWVA
- a CDS encoding acyl-CoA dehydrogenase family protein — translated: MSSDFPTYAPSEEHELLRRTVRELAEAKIAPFAAEVDEESRFPQEALDALVANDLHAVHVPESYGGAGADALATVIVIEEVARVCGSSSLIPAVNKLGTVPVLLAGGEELKKKYLAPVARGEGMFSYALSEADAGSDAAGMKTRAVREGDTWVLNGAKMWITNAGVSEFYTVMAVTDPAAGARGISAFVVEKSDPGVSFGPKERKLGIKGSPTRQVLLEDTRIPADRLIGAEGTGFKTALATLDHTRITIAAQALGIAQGALDFALNYVKERRQFGKPVADFQGVQFMLADMAMRLEGARQLTYHAAIKSERAMSGEKVPDLTFVSSACKALASDVAMDVTTDAVQLLGGYGYTRDFPVERMMRDAKITQIYEGTNQIQRMVMARQLLK
- a CDS encoding UDP-glucose/GDP-mannose dehydrogenase family protein; its protein translation is MTHRLTVIGTGYLGATHAACMADLGFEVLGLDVDAERIARLAAGDLPFYEPGLEPVLRRGLETGRLRFTTSYQEAAEFGDVHFLCVGTPQKAGEYAADMSYVDDAVASLAPLLNRPCLIVGKSTVPVGTAARLAETLARVAPVGGDAVLAWNPEFLREGFAVQDTLHPDRIVAGLPGEQGAAEHAEKVLREVYRTMIAEGTPFITADFPTAELVKVSANAFLATKISFINAMAEVCEAAHADVTKLSEALSYDDRIGGKFLGPGLGFGGGCLPKDIRAFMARAGELGADQALTFLREVDEINIRRRIRMVDLARQLLGGSFAGRTVGVLGAAFKPNSDDVRDSPALDVAASIRAQGAKVTVYDPQAMRNARRAQPTLEYGDSALSAARDAHVVLLLTEWPEFRGMDPHALAEAVAERNIVDGRNALDPERWRAAGWNYRALGRP
- a CDS encoding CoA-binding protein; amino-acid sequence: MADEFADQDVIRRLLNETGTWAFVGLGDNPDREVYTQARLMQERGKRIVPVHPAGREVLGERGYASLADVPEKVDVVGVYRRAEHAGEAVDAAIAAGAKAVWLPLDVIDEAAARRAKDAGLDVVMNRCPAVEWALRR
- the purE gene encoding 5-(carboxyamino)imidazole ribonucleotide mutase; amino-acid sequence: MSEPVVGVVMGSDSDWPVMEGAAQALAEFGVPYEADVVSAHRMPHDMIAYGEQAAGRGLRVIIAGAGGAAHLPGMLASVTPLPVIGVPVPLKYLDGMDSLLSIVQMPAGVPVATVAVGAARNAGLLAVRILAASDEGLRAKMEVFQQDLYGQAKAKGARLRERI
- a CDS encoding 5-(carboxyamino)imidazole ribonucleotide synthase, whose amino-acid sequence is MPIVGMAGGGQLARMTQQAAIALGVSLRVLAGAPDESAAKAVSDVRVGDDRSRDDLLAFAKGCDVVTFDHEHVPGPHIRAVEETGVPCRPGAAALAHAQDKLVMRERLSALGVPCPAYAPVPASEPAAFLAEFGREHGWPLVLKATRGGYDGKGVWVVDEPSGQVERLLAEGVDLMVEQHVPFRRELAALVARSAYGQGAAYPIVETVQEGGICTEVIAPAPGLSDDLAAEAQRLALRVADELGVVGLLAVELFETGAGLLVNELAMRPHNSGHWTIEGARTSQFEQHLRAVLDLPLGSTEPTAPYTVMANVLGGDDPDVYSRYIHVMAHDPAVKVHMYGKESRPGRKIGHVTALGADLDDVRERARHAADYLRWGTKMGEKRK
- a CDS encoding GtrA family protein, whose translation is MSLVAKLHRRFAHLVHELAKFGSVGAIAFVITVAIGNGLHTGMGVGPLTSNGVATIIATTFSYLANRYWTFRHRDRTGLGREYVLFFALNGVGLVITELFIGFSHYVLKLDGAVFYNIALVVGTGVATLFRFWSYKKWVFLPSSAPAVDPASGLPEAPAADSEGPAGPEAPGVHRAPRLGHPLDAHTEDYAEI